The Alteromonas mediterranea DE genome contains the following window.
CTATAAAAACACTCTCGAGAGCATTTAGTCCTGTCAGAGGTTCTGATTCTTTATTAAGTTGCGCTACTAACAGAGCTGTAGGGACACTTGGATTGATAAGTAATGCCTGCTCTAATTGTGATTTAGCAGATTTAACGTCACCACTACGAAGACTTACAAGCCCTTCGAAGTGAGTTACTAACCATTTCGGCACATCGTTATTTTTTAATGAATTTATGGCAACTTCAGCTCTTTCAAGAGCTCCCAGGTTAATAAGACTTTCAAGCTTTGCAATCTTAAAGCTCACTTCGTCAGGAAACGTATTAAGAGCGCTCTCGCTAGCGCTTAATGCTTCTTGATTAAAAGAGTTTCTCAAGTAAAACGCAATGATATCAGCAAATATCTTGGGGTTTTCACCGACGTCCTCCTGAGTCAATAACTTGTTTGTGTAGCTGAGTATTTCTGCTTTTTCACCTATCTCGATTAGCGTATTCAGCCAAAGGCGGTTTTCTATATAAGACAATGCAACTTCGTTACTTTGTGCAATTTGAAATGCACGGTTAGGCTCACCTTTGTAAATGTAAAGATACATTAGCCCAGCGTCATAAAGAGCTGGAGAGTCACTCTTCGCCTTCCATCTCCTTAACGCACTCTCTGTGTCTAGATTATTGTTCTCTTCAAGCATTTGTAATAATTGAAGTACACTAGCTGAATTTTGATTCAACTCCACAAGCCTTTGTGCAGCATCAGTTGCTAGGTCAATCTGCCCTGCTCCATATGCACTTAACATTTTTAAATTCAGCAAGTCAGAGTTTTCGTTGTCTTCAATTTTTTCAATTTCATCAAGCGCTTTTTGATATTGTTTATTATTCACTTGAACAGTCGAGTAAAGTAGAGACAAAATTTCGCTTTCTTCTGGTGGAACGTTAGTTCTATTTTCCTCTGTCAAAGCGATTGCTTGTTCATATTGGCCATCCTTGATTAGCTTTTTCAGTTTCACTGCTAAGAGTTGAAGAGAAGGGCCACCAAGATTTTCTAGGCGTTTAATATCAAGCTCGAAACTATCTAAATTTTCATTATCAATATTGTGAGCAATCAATTTGTATAGGAGCGATGCATTTGCAGGATTTCGAGAATGGACCTCTTTTATCAACTCGCCTGCCTCTTGATTTTTTCCAACCTGGCTCAGGTATTCACTGGTATTGGCAATAAAGGCAACGTTGTCTGCATTAGAAAAATCAGCCGCTTTCATAAGTTCGATGGATTCGTCGACATAACCTAGTTCAATGCTGACCCCTGATAAAAGCCGCATTGTATAGGCATTCTGTGGATTTTTAGCATAGGCTTTTTTAAGATATTCATATGCGGTTTCGTTTCTACCGAGTTTAAAAGCAGCAGTTCCTGCGATTATGAAGTTATCTTCTATAGATAACCCTTTATCAATAGCTTCTTCAGCAGCTTTTAATGCACTCTCATTCTCATTTTTTCTAAGATAAATTTCGGCGGAAATTTTATCCAACCATGGAGAACGAGCTTCAGAAGATACTGAATTAATTATGTTGAACGCTTTGTCATACTCACCGTTTAAAGCGAAAGCATGTGCTGAAGTGATCTGTACAATCGCAATATTAGGCCAAATGTCTAAGAGTTCTGTCATATGCGCAACAGCTTTTTCATTTTCTCCTGATTTCATAGCGAGTTGTGCTTTTAAGTCGGTCAATAATGGGAAAAGAAAGAAAGGTGCTTCAACTTTCTCGATATAGCTCTTTGATTTCGCGAAGTTTTTATTTACATAGTTGGATACTGCTAAGAAGAGGTCAGACTTTGTGTTAGATAATGCTCTTTTTACTCGAGCAGTTTCAGCTTGTGCTCTACTACCATTTTTTATCGCAGCTACATACGCAACAATAGCTGCTTCGTCGTGTTTCTTGGCTTCAGTGCTGCGTTGATAAAACAGTATCGCGTCCTCGTACCTTCCAATAAAAAGGTAACTCATCAAAAGCATCCCTATACTTTCGCTATCTTTCAAAGAGACAGATTCCTCTACAAGCTCAAGCTCTTTTATCACGCCTGATAAATTGCCAATATTAAAATAAACTTTTGCAAGTTTTTCTCGCGAAGCCATATCTGTGGGCTCAGATAAGACTATGCTTCTAAGTTGTATTAGCGCATCATCATACTTCTCGCTTTCAGAAGCAGCGTCGGCTATCGCTAAACGCTCTTCTTTACTCACCTCACCACACCCACTTAGAACCATTGATGATGATAAAATTACGGCGCACATCAGCTTGCTATTTGAAGTACCATAGCGATTACTTATGATTTTACTCACTTGAACTCCCCTATTCCAATGTGACTTTGTCTGTTTGAAATTGTTATTAATATATTCTTTGTCCTCTTTTAAAACTTTATCATTAGTCTAGTAAGTTTGCTTTCAATTTATGAGTGCTTAACTGCTTTTGATGTGGCACACTAAATTTTGTTTGAAGTCATGCTACTGATTTCACTGGGTTATCTCTTCGACGCTTAATTTTCTAGCAACTATCAACCTAGTATTAATCGCGCCTGAGTTAATTACTCTCTATATACATGACAGTTTACATTGAATAGGTATTTTAACTTGGTTCACGCAAAGGTCGTTAATGGTTGCAGCCATATAGAGTTCTGTCAGTATATTGAACAGTTAAGCGGACAGTTCAAGCCACGCAACCTCTTTATAAACTCAGCGTGGCTAAATTCTTGGGCGACATCCACTCCCCTCCCAACACTTGTTCTTTTTTTCAACGATGAAGGCTTAATAGGACTAGTTTTCGTTGGCTCAGTTCTAAAAAAGAATGGACCATTTAGGTGGCACCATGCTTTAGTTAATCAATCAGGTATACCTGAGCATGATCAAGTCTGGGTAGAATACAATCGAATTTTTTGCGCTGCAGAAAATGAACAAAAGTGCATCACAGCATTGATAGAAGTGCTTAACCAAGAAGAAATAGACGAATTAACAGTTTCACTCGCGCCAACAGTATCTGGTTGGATTAAAGCGACTGAAAAAAACTGGTACACAGAAGTAGAAAACTGTTTTGGAGCGAAAGTTAGCTTAACGTCAATATCTGATGAATTGAGTTACCTATCAAAAAACACCCGCTATCAAGTAAGAAAATCAGCTAAATTATTACAAGAGAACTTTGGTAAACTACTCGTTAGAAAAGCACGCTCTGCTCAAGAAAAATTAGATTATTTTGACTTGCTTTCAAATCTTCACATCGAAAAATGGTGCAATAGTGAGTTCGGAAGCGGCTTTAATAACCAGATTTTTAGAAAGCATCTTTTGACTTTGATTTTAGACTATCCAGACAATGCAGAGTTAATTGCTGTTTATGCTGGAAGCATACTAATTGGTGTGAGTCTCAACTTAATTGATGAACATCACGTCGGGTTTTATTGTTCTGGCATAAACTACAACATACCTAATAAAAAGATTAAACCCGGTTACATTCTCCACACTCAAATGATTAAGCATTATAAAAGTCTGGGTAAGCACGAATATGACTTTTTGGCCGGGTATGCGCAATATAAACAGTCCCTTTCAACGGAAGTTTATAACCTAAAAACACTACGACTAACCAAACGCAATTTGCGTGGTACGCTTATTCATTTGCTCCGAAGCTTGAAACAGTTATTTTTTAAACTTAAACAAAAAACGAAGACATGAATTCACTACCATTTAAGATAACTAATACGTCAGCTTTTTCTGGCTTAGGGTCGTTCAAACAAGGTATTCCGGTTACAAAAGGTTTTTTCACTGCAAATGAGCTTCTAGCTGTTTTCGACGAACAACAGCAACTCTCAGATGTGTATATTTCGGTAGAGAAGCTTTGGGAGGATGGCTCAGTAAAATGGCTTCTTGTAGCGGGAATAGTTCACCTTCAAGCGAACGGTTCGGCAACATTTTGTGTGCGCCCTGTTAAGCCTGATGTACGTGAAGAAGAATTAGTGGTTTCAGAGTCTTCTAACATATTAACAATTAAGACAAGCCTAGAGCCTGTTTGTCGAGTATCTCTTCAACAGCCTGCTAAGATAGAACTTCCTCTGCGCGCAAATATATCAATGCACTTTAATGGCCAAGCAATTGACCAAGCTGGTTTAAAACATAAAGAGTATGAGTACTTATCAAATGGGCTTTCTCATGAGGCAGTAAAAACATCTCAATTATTTGACGTTGTGAACGAAAACCAAAAGATAACTATATTTCAAGAGCTTCACATATTTCTTAGCTCTGGTACCGTGCTGTGTACTTTAACGGTAACCAACCCCTCAGCTGCAGAGCATCCCAACGGTACATGGGACTTGGGCGACCCGAATTCGATAGCGGTATCTGAATTAGGCTTAACAATTCAGTTGATAAAGGGCGAAGCGACGATCTGCGCTTCAGAACTGGAAGGGGCACAACACCCTACAACCATTTTTCAAGCTTCCAGTGGCGGTGAGCAATGGAAAAACAGAATCCACGTTGATCACTCCAACGACGTTACATTGCCTTTTAAGGGGTTTGAAGCACTTGCCAACGACAAATGCTTATTGAAAGGGTGTACTATTCAACCAATGTTAATCTGCAAAGCAGAAGCCAAGAATGATTTGGTGATAGAAGTGGCTGACTTTTGGCAACATTTTCCGTCATCACTTATTGTAGAAGGCAAAACCGCCCAATACAGCTTGCTTGGTTCTGCATTAGCGCCTACTCAGGAATTGCAGCCAGGAGAACAGCTTACTAGACAGTTTTCAATTGGCTACGAATCGATTTTAGAATTCGACGTTGAGATAGCGCAATCTTTGACAAGTTCTCATCAATTTTTTCCATTATTCTCTGCGCCTCGAGATAATAACCCGTTTGATTCATTAATAAGAAAAGCCGTTGACGGCAACAATAGTTTTTTTGAAAAAAGAAAACGAGCAGATGTTTATGGGTGGCGTAATTACGGTGAACTATACGCCGACCACGAGCGGGGAAACATTCCACACGATGAGAGTTTTGTGTCGCACTACAATAATCAGTACGACCCCATTTCAGGAATGCTCTGCCAGTGGTTTTGCAGTGGAAACATAAAATGGAAAAGACTTGCCGATAACCTAGCAAAGCACGTCGCTAACATTGATGTTTATCATACTTCATTAGATAAACCAGAATACTCGGGTGGCTTGTTTTGGCACACTGATCACTATGTTCAAGCATACACAGCTACACACAGAACCTATTCATCATTACAGCCAAACGATGTATACCAAGATCACGCTGGCGGCGGTGGACCCGGCGGACAACACTGCTACACCAACGGACTTTTGCTTCACTATTACTTAACAGGTAGTGAAGTATCAAAATCAGCTATGCTGTCTATCTGCAATTGGATAGAGCTTTATTACGAAGGCGACGGCACAGTTATTGGTACTTTGCTTGCGCTCAAGAATGCTGGAAACATAGGCCTCAAAAATATACTTACGGGCGCCTATCCTTTAGACAGAGGCACAGCTAACTATTTACAAGCTTTGATGGATCGATTCGACCTGCAGGGCAACACTGAGGATCTAGCCAAATGCGCAACAATAATAGCTAACACTGTATCGCCTGAAGACGATATCACTCAAAGAGATTTGCAAAATGTTGAGCTGACCTGGTTTTACACGGTTTTCTTACAAGCGTTGTGCCGTTTTATCTATATCAAAGAACAGCGTTTGGAAAGCGATTTTGACTACAGCTATGCGGTACAATCACTATGCCACTATGTCAAATGGATGATAGATAATGAATACGTTTATCTAGAAAAACCAGATATACTCGAGTTTCCAAACGATACATGGACGGGTCAAGATTTACGCAAACTCTGCATATTGAGTTTTGCAAAAGCGTATTTGAATTGCAGTGAAGATATAGATAACAAGTTGAGTACTCTCACAAAAGGAATTCACGAAAGACTGTCACTAAGTACTGAGACAGATTCAACACGAGTACTATGTCTAATGATGCAAAATGCCCATTACGACGTTTATTCAGAGCTTCCTCAGCCAATGGAGCAGGTAAAGTTCAACATGAAAGAGCACAGGAAAAGCGCGTTTACTGCATTGTTATTTTATACAATCAAGAACTTTTCTTTCAGCAAAGAGAGAAGCCAATTGGCAAAACGTTTCCCACAACTTCAAAAATGGATAGGAAAACCGTGACGGTTAAAGTAAGTTTTATTATCCCGCACAAAGGGCGAGAAGAAATGTTGATACAAACGCTTCAGAGCGTGGGTATGCAAACACTTTCCGAAGATGAATATGAAGTTATAGTGGTAAGCCAAAACAAGACATTTTCAAATGCGCTTTATGAGCTAAAGAAGCAAATTCCTTTAACTCTCATGTTAAATGATAGTAAGCACACTATATCGCATTCACGTAATCTAGGTGCATCAGCGGCACAAGGTGAATACCTCGCTTTCTTGGATGCAGACGTAGCACTTGAGCCCAAATGGGCACAGGCCATGGCGGAGTTGTTGGAAGAAAACGAAGATATAGTGTTATGCAGTGCTATGCAGAAATGCTCCGAATCAGCGCCACCGCTGGAAAAGATTAGAACCGCCCTAAGCAATGCTGAACTAGATCAAACAGTGACCTTTTTACCCGGTCGAAACCTCTTTTTATCGAAAACAACATTCCATTCTGTCGGCGGGTTCCCAGAGCACTTGCAAACCTGTGAAGACTACTACTTTACGCAAAAAGTGGCTGAAACAGGTCGCTTACTTTATACCTCTGCGTCCAATTATGTGCATTTAGGAGAAGACAAAGCCTTTTTGCCCATGTTCAAAAAAGAAATTTGGCGAGGACAGTCAAACTTAGCATCAATAAAAGGCCGGTCCATTCCCTTGCGAGAACTTCCCAGCTTCTTTATACCTTTTGCTGTTACACTGGGCGTCGCATTTTTATTAGTAGCGCTGCTGTACTCGAACATGAGTTTAGTTATTATGGCAAGCGTACTAACTATATTGCCCTTGGCAGTGTATACGGGTAGATTGAAAAAGCTCACCGGTGGCAGTGTGAACATGTATTACTGCCTGCTTTTTTATTGCTTGTATTTTCCCGCTCGGGTTCTCGGCACTTTATTAGGAATTAAAGGTGCGCTAGCTACACCTACACACAGATAATTACAATGAAAGTATTACAGTTTATTTGTTCAACGGGCTTCTATGGAGCTGAAAGATGGATCTTGGCACTAAGTAAACATATGCCCCAAGATGTAGAGAATCATTTAGTGGTGACGCTAGAGCCTGGAACCGAAGATTTAGAGCTTTTAAAGCAGTTTTCTTCGTTGGGCCAAACCCACCAGATAGCAATGCGCAATCGTTTTGACTTAGGCGCTATTTCAAAGCTTGCAGAACTTATTAGGCGCCATGGTATTGATGTGATTCATACCCACGGGTACAAATCAGATATTTTGGGCGTATTAGCAGCAAGAAAAGCGGGGATCCCTTGCGTTGTAACGCCCCATGGCTTTGAAAATGCTGCGGATATCAAGTTACGGACCTTTATCTGGCTAGGCTGCCAATCAATGCGATTAGCAGACAAAGTTGTGCCGCTATCAAAACAGCTTATGGAAGACGTAAAGAAATTTGGCATTAAACCGCCGAAGCTTGAGTATATTCAAAACGGTGTCGACCTATCCGAGGTTGACGCTGTAAGAGAAACTAAAGTCGTCAAACCTGCGGGTGAGAAAAAGCGCATAGGCTTTGTGGGTCAAATGATTAGCCGAAAGAATATCAAAGCAATACTGGATTGTTTTGACGTGCTTTACGCTCAACGACAAGATATCGAACTAATACTGCTCGGAGACGGTGATAGCAGGCAAGAATTGGAAGCATATAGCGAAACCTTATCAAGCGTAAACGCTATTCAATTCTTAGGGTTCCGTGACGATAGGCTCGAATTACTCAAAGATTTTGACTTATTCGTTATGACATCAACGCTGGAAGGCATTCCTCGCTGTCTGATGGAAGCGTGCGCAATGGAAATTCCAGTATCGGCGTACGACATCGCAGGCATAGACCAGTTGATTACGCATAAAAAAACGGGGTTACTGGCATCTTTACATGATTTTGAACAGCTGCAAAAGGACTGGATAACGCTATTAGACGATAACGACTATGCAACACGTCTAGCGCGGGTATCACGTCAATTTGTTGAAGATAGTTTTTCAGCGAAAAGAATGGCCAGCGAGTACTATTCACTCTTCAAAAAAATGTTAACTGAGTAAGCAATGGATAAGCAGGACGTTTTATTTGTACTGAGTGTAGATACGGAAGAAGAGTGGGAATGGAGTAACGACTTCCCAGAGACAGACTGCTCAGTGAAAAACATAGAAAAGCTGCCTGCTTTTCAGGAATTTTGTGAGTCATTGGGTATTAAACCCACTTATTTTGTCGATTATGCGGTTGCCAACGACACGTTTAGTTCTGACGTATTGCGAACGTTTGCGTCGAAGAAAAGAGCGGAAATTGGTGCCCACCTTCATCCTTGGTGTAACCCGCCATTTTTCGGTAAAACAGACGAGGCAAAATCTCACGTTGTCAATTTGCCAAAAGACCACGTTAAAGCGAAGCTGGATCATCTGATTGAACGCCTGATCACTAATATAGGCCAGGCGCCGATGTCGTTTCGGAGTGGGCGGTGGGGAATTAATGGCTCTACCCTTGAATTGCTCGTAGAGCGCGGTTTTAAGGTAGATAGTAGCGTTTATCCATTTTACGAAAACACCTATTTTAGTTGCAAAAACCGAGATAGCACGCCCTACTGGCCAAGCTTTGAAAACGCCGATGTGGAAGGGGCACAACGCAATTTGATGGAGCTTCCCATTACAGCAGGCTTCAATCGTTCTCATTTTAAGTATGCCGACAATATCCACACGTTTTTAGCGAAAAGTCCATTGAGGCTGGCTAAGCCTGTTGGGTTGTTATGGCACACGAATATACTTCGCAAGCTCTATTTAAGTCCGGAATTAACCGACAGTACTTCAATGAAGATGCTTGTGAATATATGTTTAGAAAAACAATACCCAGTAATTCATATGTATTTACATAGCTCAAGCTTACTAGATGGCGTAACAGGGCTGCTGCAAGTTGATAATGCCTACCAGCGTATTTGCGGGCGTATGTCAGAAGTCATAAAACACTTACATGCTAAAGCCAACGTGAGATTTTGCACAATATCAGAGGCGTCAGCTTTGCTGAAGCATAAGATTAATACGCATTTTAGTGACTAGGACTGGGTACAAACGTGAACGTAGACACAACACTAAAATTAGTTCCACTTAACGAGCGAAATGTATCAGACTGGAACCGGTACGTTTCTTCTCACCCCTTCGCAACGCCTTACCACAATGCAGCATGGCAGCGCGTATCCGAAAACGTATATGGGATGCAATGCGAAGGCATGCTCGCCATTAACGAACAAGACGGTCGTATTGTGGGTGTCGTTCCAGCGGTAAAATTAACATCGTGGATACTAGGTGAAAGGCTATGCGCCCTTCCTTATTGTGATGTAGGTTTTCCTTTGGCTGACTCGCCTGATATTGAAGCCTATTTACTCGCTCATTTAAAAGAAAAGCACGTTAACGCGAAGTACTTTGAAGTTCGGAGTTGTCATGCGCAACAAACCGCAGACAATAGCTTTCTAGCGGGTAAAAAAGTGCAAATGCGCTTACCGTTACCTGACAGTAGCGACATTTTGCTTAAATCGTTTAAATCGAAATTGCGCAGCCAAATAAAAAAAGCCGATAAGAATGGATTAACGTCTAAAGGCGGTAACTCTCCTGAACTTGTAAGTGATTTTTACACAGTGTACGTGACAAATATGCGTGATCTCGGTTCACCTGCACATAGTTTAGAATGGTTTTTAAACATAGCGCGTGGCTACAATACTGCTTGCTATATTAGTGTGGTTTACCACGACGACGCGCCAATAGGCGCAGGCATTGTGCTTAAGAATAACAACAAAGCATCTATACCGTGGGCGTCAACAGTGCGCGAATTTAATAAGTTAGCGCCTAATATGAAGCTTTATTGGAATGTACTGGCGCATTGCGCAGACAATGGTATTCGCGAATTTGACTTTGGACGCAGCACGTTCAATGAAGGTACATTTAAATTCAAAAAGCAATGGGGCGCAGAGCCTTATCTTCTCGATTGGTATCACTATCCGCGAAGCAATGTTGTAAATCAACAAGAAGCGGCTTCTAATAATGGAATGAAAGAATCGATAAAAGCGATGGCAGAACGAGTGTGGTGCAAGCTGCCACTTCCTCTCACTGTTGAGATAGGTAAAAGAATAAGACCGCATATTAGCTTATAGGGAAACAATATTGTGTGTGGAATAGCAGGGTTCAGTTTACTTAACCACCCCGAGGGCAATGAGGCATCTTTGGTAAAAATGGGTAACGCCATCTACCACCGAGGACCCGATGCAGGCGGCACTTATATCGACGATAGCGTAGGCCTTTGCCATAGACGTCTTAGCATCATTGACTTGTCCGAAGCCGGCAATCAACCTATGTTTTCCGGCTGTGGTAATTACGTCATTGTGTTTAACGGCGAAATATACAACTTCCTTGAGTTACGAGAAACGCTAGAACAAGAAGGCGTGGTCTTCAATTCTCACTCAGATACCGAAGTTATCCTGGCCCTGTATAAAAAAGAAGGCGTAGAGTGTATCCATCGTTTGAACGGGATGTTTGCATTCGCTTTGTGGGACAAACAACAAGGTCAGCTATTTATTGCCCGTGATCGCTTAGGCAAAAAGCCGCTTTACTACTTTAGTAAAGATGGCCGGTTTGCGTTTGCCTCTGAAATCAAAGCGCTCCTAACCTTAGAGAACATTCCGCGTAAAATTAGGCTGGATGCCGTTTACGATTTTTTCGCATACCAGTATGTCCCCGACCCCAAGAGTATATTTGAAGACATTCACAAACTGCCGCCAGCGCATTACATGTTAGTAACCAAAGATGGCATTAAACAGCGTCAGTACTGGGATTTGAGCTTTACCCATACTTCTAGTGATTCAATAGAAGACAATAAGGACAAACTGCTCTCTTTGCTTAACGAGACAACTCGTCAACGCATGATAAGTGATGTTCCACTCGGTGCATTCTTGAGCGGCGGTGTGGATAGCTCTGGTGTAGTTGCCCTAATGGCCAACAATAGCGACAAGCCAGTTAAGACCTGTACCATTGGCTTTGATAACAAAAAATACAACGAAGCAGAATTTGCAAAAGAAATTGCGCAAAAATACAACACCGAACACCATGAATTTACAGTCCATCAAAATGTTGCTGATCGGCTTGAAGAAATAGCACAATACTTTGATGAGCCCTTCGCCGACCCCTCGCTGGTGCCCACATTTTTTGTATCTGAATTAGCCCGTAAAGAAGTTACAGTTGCCATTGCAGGTGATGGTGGTGATGAAATGTTTGCTGGTTATGAAAAATACGCCATTGATGACATTGAAAAAAAGTTAAGGGATAAGTTTCCAAAAAAAGTTCGGGAAAAACTTTTTCCACCTTTAGCTAAGTTAGCTGGCACAATCCCTTTAAACATAGCAAAAAGAGCCAAATCGCTGTTAAATAGCTTAAGCCAGTCACCTGCCATGGGCTTTTACATCACGAACAGCCAAATGACCGACGAAACCTGGAGCAAACTTGTTAAACCCGACGTAGCGCGAGCGCTCGGAAATTATCATCCTAGTCGTATTACTCTTGATAAATATGAGGAGGCGGATGGTCCAGACCACTTAAGCAAGCTGCTTTACACTGATATTAAAACCTACTTAACTGGTGGAATTTTAGTTAAAGTAGACAGAATGAGTATGGCTAATCACTTGGAAGTTAGGGCTCCATTACTCGACTACCAAATTGCAGAATTCGCTGCTTCTATTCCTTCAGAACAAAAGTTTAACGAAGGAATAAAAAAGCGCATTTTGAAAGAAGCGCTCGTTCCGTTTATTCCAACCGACCTCCTTCACAGAAAAAAAATGGGCTTTTCTGTTCCACTAGCACAGTGGTTTAGGGGGGAGTTAAAACTGCTCTCAGAAAAATTCATAGTTAATGCAGATTATGGGGTTTTTGAATACTTGGAAAAAAGTGAAGTTATGAAGCTTTGGCACGAACATCAGTCTAGCAAACACGACCATGGTAGTATTCTATGGAGCATACTCATGTTTCAAATGTGGTTTAATCGCTATATACCTCAATCGGAGAGCATCCAATGAAGGTATTACACGTTACATATGATATGCGTATCGGCGGCACTGAGATGGTTATTAAAAATATTATCGAGGGTAATACCGACCCAGATGTTACGATGTCGATATTTTGTATTGAAAAGCCGTTGGGCCCTTGGGGCGAAGATTTACAAAATAAAGCCATTGCTATCCATACTCTATCGCGAAAAGAGGGTTTCGATTTCTCAGTTATCCGCTCTTTAAGAGAAACCATAAAAGCTAATAAAATTGATATTGTACATTGTCATCAGTACACCCCGTGGGTCTACGGTGCTTTAGCAGCAATTGGAACGTCGGCCAAAACAATATTTACAGAGCATGGCCGCTTTTACCCTGACAGCTCTAGCTGGAAACGCCGTGTCGTTAACCCATTTCTTGT
Protein-coding sequences here:
- the asnB gene encoding asparagine synthase (glutamine-hydrolyzing); translated protein: MCGIAGFSLLNHPEGNEASLVKMGNAIYHRGPDAGGTYIDDSVGLCHRRLSIIDLSEAGNQPMFSGCGNYVIVFNGEIYNFLELRETLEQEGVVFNSHSDTEVILALYKKEGVECIHRLNGMFAFALWDKQQGQLFIARDRLGKKPLYYFSKDGRFAFASEIKALLTLENIPRKIRLDAVYDFFAYQYVPDPKSIFEDIHKLPPAHYMLVTKDGIKQRQYWDLSFTHTSSDSIEDNKDKLLSLLNETTRQRMISDVPLGAFLSGGVDSSGVVALMANNSDKPVKTCTIGFDNKKYNEAEFAKEIAQKYNTEHHEFTVHQNVADRLEEIAQYFDEPFADPSLVPTFFVSELARKEVTVAIAGDGGDEMFAGYEKYAIDDIEKKLRDKFPKKVREKLFPPLAKLAGTIPLNIAKRAKSLLNSLSQSPAMGFYITNSQMTDETWSKLVKPDVARALGNYHPSRITLDKYEEADGPDHLSKLLYTDIKTYLTGGILVKVDRMSMANHLEVRAPLLDYQIAEFAASIPSEQKFNEGIKKRILKEALVPFIPTDLLHRKKMGFSVPLAQWFRGELKLLSEKFIVNADYGVFEYLEKSEVMKLWHEHQSSKHDHGSILWSILMFQMWFNRYIPQSESIQ